The proteins below come from a single Holdemania massiliensis genomic window:
- a CDS encoding GtrA family protein: protein MINKIKEKFLSKSFLSFAFIGAFNTILSQILYMIFVSFSIAVSTSSLLGDVIPMFFSYFLNMHFTYHEKPNWKSFISFPISYLPGIIINMAMTVIFVNWLGVNKLFAKAFALPLTIPINYLTMSLIVKLTSNKERA, encoded by the coding sequence ATGATCAATAAAATAAAAGAAAAGTTTTTGAGCAAGAGTTTTTTATCCTTTGCATTCATTGGGGCATTCAATACGATTTTGTCGCAGATATTATATATGATTTTTGTTAGCTTTAGTATTGCTGTATCAACATCGAGCTTATTAGGTGATGTTATTCCCATGTTTTTTTCTTATTTTTTGAATATGCATTTTACTTACCATGAAAAGCCGAATTGGAAAAGCTTTATCTCGTTTCCGATTAGTTATCTTCCAGGAATCATTATAAACATGGCAATGACGGTGATTTTTGTTAATTGGTTAGGTGTGAATAAGCTCTTTGCGAAAGCTTTCGCCCTGCCTTTAACAATTCCAATTAATTATTTAACAATGTCTTTGATTGTTAAGCTAACATCGAATAAAGAAAGGGCATGA
- a CDS encoding glycosyltransferase: MSKLAVLIPCYNEELTVGKVVNDFKRELPEADIYVYDNNSKDKTVELAKAAGADVRKETKQGKGNVVRTMFKEIDADVYILVDGDDTYPAEEVGKLIKPVLDGEADMVIGDRLSNGTYFAENKRGFHGFGNNLVRNLINWLFKSNIKDIMTGYRVYSRRFVKNMPIMSAGFQIETEMTIFSLVYRMKIVEIPITYRDRPEGSESKLNTFSDGFKVLMTLFDLFKNYRPMLFFSGICFLFLLLGIIVGTPVIVEFIKTAYITKVPSAVLAAALFIIAFLLFFVGVILDAIKNQSCILFENQLNQFEYHEVEKNRGIKK; encoded by the coding sequence ATGAGTAAATTAGCTGTGCTTATTCCTTGTTATAATGAAGAATTAACGGTAGGTAAAGTTGTTAATGATTTTAAACGAGAACTACCCGAAGCAGATATTTATGTCTATGATAATAATTCTAAAGATAAAACAGTTGAATTAGCAAAGGCAGCAGGTGCTGACGTACGCAAGGAAACAAAACAGGGAAAAGGCAATGTTGTGCGCACAATGTTTAAAGAAATTGATGCCGATGTTTATATTCTTGTAGATGGAGATGATACCTATCCTGCAGAAGAAGTTGGGAAGTTGATAAAGCCAGTGTTAGATGGAGAAGCTGATATGGTTATTGGAGACAGACTATCCAACGGAACTTATTTTGCGGAGAATAAAAGAGGATTTCATGGATTTGGGAATAATTTAGTAAGAAACTTAATTAATTGGTTATTTAAGAGTAACATAAAAGACATTATGACTGGATATCGGGTATATAGCAGACGTTTTGTTAAAAATATGCCAATTATGAGTGCAGGATTTCAGATAGAAACAGAGATGACCATTTTTTCTTTAGTTTATAGAATGAAGATTGTTGAAATACCTATTACGTATCGTGATCGCCCTGAGGGAAGTGAATCAAAGTTAAATACTTTTTCAGATGGGTTTAAAGTTCTTATGACATTATTTGATCTATTTAAGAACTATAGACCAATGCTTTTTTTCAGTGGCATATGTTTCCTATTTTTATTGCTAGGAATTATCGTTGGTACCCCTGTGATTGTTGAGTTTATAAAAACTGCATACATAACCAAGGTGCCCAGTGCAGTGCTTGCGGCGGCTTTATTTATTATAGCCTTCTTATTGTTTTTTGTTGGTGTTATATTAGATGCGATAAAAAACCAGTCTTGTATTTTATTTGAAAATCAACTTAATCAATTTGAATATCATGAAGTTGAGAAGAATCGAGGGATTAAGAAGTGA
- a CDS encoding glycerophosphodiester phosphodiesterase family protein, which yields MKKLFVVFVIVLAICALGGFGILIYQRILSAPADEVSKVDIPLKTPVPLIITSTPGELIEDWNHTYRVMAHALGGIENYDYTNSLEAFYQNYNAGTRLFEIDLDTTSDGDICLIHTWEDFRNKLTDIGGDWPMSTEEFKQAKIHGKYTTVMFKDLLKLMEEIPDFHIIIDSKTFDIEGSEVMYNRMMEEVNAVNPELVKRIVPQAYTPEMYDFLNENYDFDKIIFTLYHYYVDSDGQKIYEFVKDRKVPVVVMHMDNEWATKVITDIYAYAEMQGYEDEFTIYIHTVNKIDDALNIININHFFGVYSDFITEDKIGNIINR from the coding sequence GTGAAAAAATTATTTGTGGTATTTGTTATTGTGTTAGCTATTTGTGCGTTAGGTGGTTTTGGAATTCTTATCTATCAAAGAATTTTAAGCGCTCCAGCTGATGAGGTGAGTAAAGTTGATATTCCATTAAAAACGCCAGTACCATTAATCATTACTTCTACACCTGGAGAACTTATTGAAGATTGGAATCATACTTATAGAGTTATGGCTCATGCTCTCGGTGGAATTGAAAACTATGATTATACGAATTCATTAGAAGCATTTTATCAGAATTATAATGCTGGAACTAGGCTATTTGAGATAGACTTGGATACAACCTCTGATGGAGATATCTGTTTAATTCATACTTGGGAGGATTTCCGCAATAAATTAACAGATATAGGTGGAGATTGGCCAATGTCGACAGAAGAATTTAAACAAGCAAAAATTCATGGGAAATATACAACTGTGATGTTTAAGGATCTTCTTAAACTAATGGAAGAGATACCCGATTTTCATATTATTATCGATTCAAAAACATTTGATATTGAAGGGTCTGAAGTTATGTACAACCGAATGATGGAAGAGGTCAATGCAGTAAATCCCGAATTAGTTAAACGCATTGTGCCACAGGCATATACTCCAGAAATGTATGATTTTCTTAATGAAAATTATGACTTTGATAAAATCATATTTACACTTTATCACTACTATGTAGACTCGGATGGACAAAAAATATATGAATTTGTAAAAGATCGTAAGGTTCCGGTAGTAGTTATGCATATGGATAATGAATGGGCTACTAAAGTAATTACGGATATCTACGCTTATGCAGAAATGCAAGGCTATGAAGATGAGTTTACGATCTATATTCACACTGTAAATAAAATTGATGATGCACTGAATATTATTAATATAAATCATTTTTTTGGGGTTTATTCTGATTTCATTACTGAAGATAAAATCGGAAATATAATAAATAGGTAA
- a CDS encoding YfhO family protein produces MKNNLIKYKIPLLLILISFCFILVAFYPYITNNRPFLFSADQQLQYNYFYQEWDRMIELLLENHIPPFYSFNTFLGNNFFASKAYYVTGDIFFGLIRLFDSIEFGLMIETFLLIIISSLTFSYFLKCFGIKKRNIIIWASILYAFSGIAELYVGQYMFHRFYCFLPLLLAGVEKFRTKKSLSLFCVSTFILFLSNYYFMFSTSLYLVIYYFFTTIYHSDSEIKIIYIIRSAIPLIVSYFVGFMMSCILIFPAILYVLGNDRIGNSDTIQLIFDLKVYIGLFFSYLAYPFNVYTDIPNMFVSGQNGHLTWYSLTTSIALIPPLFSIFVSKDKKARILRCFYILLLFFLLIPGLNSIMHGFSEPSFRWIFLIVVTNLLIFSIVMDNDLLKIKIVQGGFVYLFVFSVFLIFGFLVKVIDIKTYITYLISIVIFLLLLFFYNYLYKKNKITRVMIISCVEILSLYTISLQILNKNYYEFVPSLNKDYIHYNDSLDIDKFYRMYVNPENLLPTSDLNLNQSINMGYKSTSTYDSMIEPNLKLFLKLNNFDWHIVSLENPEVLRMLGVKYYYVVDESELPEGYKFKYTTNVNHFKVYEMMDYRPIGFTYDKFVRENECLEGNCKINWNEQLIVDDDLMEKIESNDLQEGTNFDLIEYFNENSLYGNINLTKPAVVFFSIPYNKGWQIYDNNEYIQYYNVQGGFIGVYLEPGDHYINLIYKPPGLKMGIVLSASGVILFICLIINDIRIRKRDKKI; encoded by the coding sequence ATGAAGAATAATTTGATTAAATATAAAATTCCTCTTCTTTTGATTTTGATTTCATTCTGTTTTATTCTCGTTGCTTTTTATCCATATATCACTAATAATCGTCCGTTTTTGTTTAGCGCGGATCAGCAACTGCAATATAATTATTTTTATCAAGAGTGGGATAGAATGATTGAATTACTTTTAGAAAATCACATACCTCCATTTTATTCTTTTAATACTTTCCTTGGTAATAATTTCTTTGCGAGTAAAGCTTATTATGTTACAGGAGATATCTTTTTTGGCTTGATTCGTTTGTTTGATTCTATAGAGTTTGGCTTAATGATTGAAACCTTTCTGTTAATAATAATTTCATCTCTGACTTTTTCCTATTTTTTAAAATGCTTCGGCATTAAAAAGAGAAATATAATCATTTGGGCTTCAATATTATATGCGTTTAGTGGAATAGCCGAATTGTACGTTGGGCAATATATGTTTCATAGATTCTATTGTTTTTTGCCTTTATTGTTAGCGGGAGTGGAAAAATTCAGAACTAAAAAAAGTTTATCGTTATTTTGTGTTTCTACCTTTATTCTGTTTTTATCAAATTATTATTTTATGTTTTCAACAAGCCTATATCTTGTTATTTATTATTTTTTTACAACGATATATCATTCAGATAGTGAGATTAAAATTATATATATAATAAGAAGTGCCATTCCGCTGATTGTTAGTTATTTTGTAGGCTTTATGATGAGCTGCATACTTATTTTTCCAGCTATCCTTTATGTGTTAGGAAATGATAGAATTGGTAACAGTGATACAATCCAGCTTATATTTGATCTGAAGGTTTATATTGGTCTATTTTTTAGCTATCTAGCTTATCCTTTTAACGTTTACACAGATATCCCAAATATGTTTGTTTCAGGACAAAACGGTCATCTAACATGGTATTCGCTTACTACGTCCATAGCTCTAATTCCCCCTTTATTTTCTATCTTTGTTTCAAAAGATAAAAAGGCTAGGATACTTCGTTGTTTTTACATTTTATTATTATTTTTCTTATTGATTCCGGGCTTAAATTCCATTATGCATGGATTTAGTGAACCTTCGTTTCGGTGGATATTTCTTATCGTTGTTACTAATCTGTTGATATTCTCAATAGTGATGGATAATGATTTATTAAAAATAAAAATAGTCCAAGGTGGTTTTGTTTACTTATTTGTGTTTTCTGTTTTCCTGATTTTTGGGTTTTTAGTTAAAGTAATTGACATTAAAACTTATATTACATATTTAATTTCCATAGTTATATTTTTGTTGCTTTTGTTTTTCTATAATTATTTGTATAAGAAAAATAAGATTACGAGAGTAATGATAATTTCGTGTGTCGAAATTTTATCTTTATATACAATATCTTTACAGATACTAAATAAAAACTACTATGAGTTTGTTCCTTCTTTGAATAAAGACTATATACACTATAACGATAGCTTGGATATTGATAAATTTTATAGAATGTATGTTAATCCTGAAAATCTATTACCGACTTCTGATCTGAATTTAAATCAAAGTATAAATATGGGATATAAATCAACATCTACTTATGATTCTATGATTGAACCAAATTTGAAGTTATTTCTCAAGCTTAATAATTTTGATTGGCATATAGTTTCGCTTGAAAATCCTGAAGTCTTACGAATGTTAGGTGTAAAATATTATTATGTAGTTGATGAATCAGAACTACCCGAAGGATATAAATTTAAATACACAACGAACGTTAATCATTTTAAAGTATATGAGATGATGGATTATAGACCTATCGGTTTTACATATGATAAGTTTGTAAGGGAAAATGAATGTTTAGAAGGAAACTGCAAGATTAACTGGAATGAACAATTAATAGTTGATGATGATTTAATGGAAAAAATTGAAAGTAATGATCTGCAAGAAGGTACAAACTTTGATTTGATAGAGTATTTTAATGAAAATAGTTTATATGGAAACATAAATTTAACTAAACCTGCTGTAGTATTTTTTAGTATTCCATATAATAAGGGATGGCAGATATATGATAATAATGAATATATTCAATATTATAACGTCCAAGGAGGATTTATAGGTGTTTATTTAGAACCAGGAGATCATTATATAAACTTAATATATAAGCCACCTGGATTGAAAATGGGGATTGTTTTAAGTGCGAGTGGTGTAATTTTATTCATTTGCTTAATAATCAATGATATACGAATTAGAAAAAGAGATAAAAAAATATGA
- a CDS encoding LTA synthase family protein, giving the protein MDKLKKHLLSNLDILCFFFGIIFLDCYFRYQLNFNLNNLRVIIVDIFISLFFCSFLFLFGKKARLFSGVLILSFLSILCFCQNLHYNYFSTFFSFSKASILQEFFQVKNEAAGKITIDLFVYFVPLLIFILCNLIKGKQIKSLYTIRFIIFITLSIFTSCCLFLTFTNYSDSSKKSESDNYLYESLYNKTRAVERLGLYSYTLRDAQLTLINKADNIDEDKAMIDIYIEEHGYTSSNNEFTGLFKGKNLILVLCESLSSIVIDEELTPTLYKMKTQGINFNNHYAPVYQSATADSEFMSLTSQIPSIEKGPLAYDFYENVFPKALPIMFKDEGYSANSFHSFKKDFYNRETLHYTYGFTYLYDWVDLNLEKRPEFVEAYNWIHDRELFKKVVEITNQDISEPFFDFVISVSGHIPYVRERYELEYDLWQTILLHGEAGEKYSTEALCYLAAQKTLDTGLETLIEELDKTGQLENTVIAIYGDHYPYGLTKSAMKELFPDLPNDYEINKVPFIIWTPNFENPITIDEVTSTYDIMPTLCNLFNLSLEGRFIVGRDALSQTEGIVIFEDRSWLTDRAYYDATKGNVIKLDPTITDQEIEETSDQIFEEILISQKILSLDYYAGKYAEDQ; this is encoded by the coding sequence ATGGATAAATTGAAGAAACACTTATTAAGTAATCTGGATATATTATGTTTTTTCTTCGGTATAATTTTTTTAGATTGTTACTTCAGATATCAATTGAATTTCAACTTGAATAATTTGAGAGTAATAATTGTTGATATTTTTATCAGTTTGTTCTTCTGCTCGTTTTTATTTCTCTTTGGAAAAAAAGCTAGACTATTTTCAGGAGTATTAATTTTGAGTTTTTTATCAATTTTGTGCTTCTGTCAAAATTTACATTATAATTACTTTTCTACGTTTTTTTCATTCTCGAAGGCAAGTATACTTCAAGAATTTTTCCAGGTGAAAAATGAAGCAGCGGGTAAAATTACAATTGATTTATTCGTTTATTTCGTTCCATTGCTTATTTTTATTCTGTGTAATTTAATAAAAGGAAAACAAATTAAGTCTTTATATACTATTCGCTTTATAATATTTATAACTTTGTCTATTTTTACTTCATGTTGTCTGTTTTTAACTTTTACAAATTATTCAGATAGTAGCAAAAAGAGTGAAAGTGACAATTATTTATATGAATCTCTTTATAATAAAACTAGGGCTGTAGAAAGACTTGGATTATATTCATATACACTAAGAGATGCTCAATTAACGTTGATAAATAAAGCCGATAATATTGATGAAGACAAAGCGATGATTGACATATATATTGAAGAACACGGCTATACAAGTTCAAATAATGAGTTTACTGGGTTATTTAAAGGAAAAAATTTAATACTAGTATTATGTGAATCTTTGTCATCTATTGTAATTGATGAAGAACTTACCCCTACGTTGTATAAGATGAAAACACAAGGGATTAATTTTAACAATCATTATGCACCTGTTTATCAATCAGCAACTGCGGATAGTGAATTTATGAGTCTCACATCTCAAATACCATCAATAGAAAAAGGGCCACTAGCTTATGATTTTTATGAAAATGTTTTTCCTAAAGCTTTGCCTATAATGTTTAAAGATGAGGGATATTCTGCTAATTCATTTCATTCTTTTAAAAAAGATTTTTATAATCGCGAGACTCTTCATTATACGTATGGTTTTACATATTTGTATGACTGGGTAGACCTTAACTTAGAAAAACGCCCTGAATTTGTAGAAGCATATAACTGGATACATGATAGAGAGTTATTTAAAAAAGTTGTAGAGATTACTAATCAGGATATTAGTGAACCGTTTTTTGATTTTGTTATTAGTGTGTCAGGTCACATTCCATATGTCAGAGAAAGATATGAACTTGAATATGATTTATGGCAGACCATATTACTTCACGGTGAAGCTGGCGAAAAATATTCTACAGAAGCACTTTGTTATTTGGCTGCTCAGAAAACATTAGATACAGGTCTTGAAACTTTGATTGAGGAATTAGATAAAACAGGTCAGCTTGAAAATACTGTAATTGCAATTTACGGTGATCATTATCCGTACGGATTAACAAAATCGGCAATGAAAGAGTTATTTCCAGATTTGCCAAATGATTATGAAATTAATAAAGTTCCTTTCATTATTTGGACACCGAATTTCGAGAATCCAATTACTATAGACGAAGTTACATCAACTTATGATATTATGCCTACATTATGTAATCTGTTTAATTTGAGTTTAGAGGGAAGATTTATAGTAGGGCGCGATGCTTTGTCCCAAACTGAAGGGATCGTTATATTTGAGGATCGCTCATGGCTGACAGATCGAGCTTATTATGATGCTACAAAAGGAAATGTAATTAAACTAGATCCAACAATTACGGATCAGGAAATAGAAGAAACTAGCGATCAGATTTTTGAAGAAATCTTGATAAGTCAAAAAATATTATCATTAGACTATTATGCAGGAAAATATGCGGAGGATCAGTAA
- a CDS encoding YfhO family protein: protein MKKKIRYLIINGLLILVALICFFSVFGLNDGYSVSLNDEELIANGNCKIEEGKITLDNDQCTFLSTVLDNGKYNVNMFYKSKGNVSVNLFSSKYVDEKNVAGKSFAYSNLVDSVMYQEFEVSLDKRISDFDFYLSGSGVIEINDISISYIGKYYNDNFICILLLVVFLILLAVINVNGKFREMLYNKSNFYVFVLLISIFIIVSLPVLGGDSLHNPAFQDLEYHLNRIQGLTDAIRTENFPIRIHSSEFGYYGQAESVFYPELFIMIPAMLRLGCMSLMNSYRIFELIINAVTILVAYISFKKIFKSRKVGLVGTTLYTFSIYRLTALYVRSAVGEFCAMIFFPLLVWGIYEMFFGDEKKWWLSTVAMTGILQSHLISTELSAIVCVFFGIIHLPMLLKNKIRFISIIKAITFFILLNLWWLIPFLDFSNAGIGISDLRVGIQEPIVKEIWKLFAIFYPLDAGNQMPFSIGLLLFVGGCSYLILQFKTSFRNKSFNKQGLLLLGFVAVLLWGSTAYFPWNNSFSILKSIGSTLQFSWRMLSIATVLLTLICLIQINYFKNNKKSDFVIIVLFISSVLLASPIICRYQKVIPIVATKTYQANVDDDRYTLGGWYFPKNTEIYYLFYEPGTVKSKLELEITDFKRQGSYLHFEFKSDANNNIVELPVLFYPGYEVKVNEKQVPIRMSKNNLIEFDLNSYEGKVTLDYVGKLSYTICNWVSLISLILLIYSVAKENKL from the coding sequence ATGAAAAAAAAAATAAGATATCTTATAATAAACGGCTTGTTAATACTAGTTGCTTTGATCTGCTTTTTTAGTGTCTTCGGTTTAAATGATGGATATTCAGTTTCACTAAACGATGAAGAGTTGATAGCGAATGGAAATTGCAAAATTGAAGAAGGAAAAATAACATTGGATAATGATCAATGTACGTTTTTGTCTACAGTTTTAGATAATGGTAAATATAATGTTAACATGTTTTATAAAAGTAAGGGTAATGTTAGCGTTAATTTATTTAGCTCAAAATATGTTGATGAAAAGAATGTAGCTGGAAAGAGTTTTGCTTATTCAAATCTTGTAGATTCAGTTATGTATCAAGAGTTCGAAGTATCACTTGATAAACGTATTAGTGATTTTGATTTTTATTTATCTGGTTCCGGTGTAATTGAAATTAATGATATTTCTATAAGTTATATTGGAAAATATTATAATGACAATTTCATTTGTATTCTTTTGTTAGTTGTTTTCTTAATTTTATTAGCTGTTATAAATGTTAACGGAAAATTTCGAGAAATGCTCTACAATAAGAGTAACTTTTATGTTTTCGTGTTGTTGATATCAATTTTTATTATAGTAAGCTTACCTGTGTTGGGAGGGGACAGTCTTCATAATCCGGCTTTTCAAGACTTAGAATATCATTTAAATCGTATCCAAGGCTTGACTGATGCGATTAGAACTGAAAATTTTCCTATTCGTATACATTCTAGTGAGTTTGGATATTATGGCCAGGCTGAATCTGTATTCTATCCTGAATTGTTTATAATGATTCCAGCGATGTTACGCTTAGGCTGTATGTCGCTAATGAATTCATACAGAATATTTGAATTGATAATTAATGCTGTTACGATTTTAGTTGCTTATATTTCTTTTAAAAAAATTTTTAAAAGCAGAAAAGTAGGGTTAGTAGGTACTACTTTATACACATTTTCAATATATCGACTAACCGCACTTTATGTGCGATCCGCAGTAGGTGAGTTTTGTGCTATGATTTTTTTCCCATTACTTGTTTGGGGAATTTATGAAATGTTTTTTGGAGATGAAAAAAAGTGGTGGCTATCTACAGTTGCAATGACTGGTATTCTGCAGTCTCATCTTATTTCTACGGAACTTAGTGCAATTGTGTGTGTATTTTTCGGGATAATCCACTTACCCATGCTGCTAAAAAATAAAATCCGATTTATTTCAATTATTAAGGCAATTACCTTCTTTATTTTACTTAATTTATGGTGGCTAATTCCATTTTTAGATTTTTCGAATGCTGGTATAGGCATCTCAGATTTAAGAGTAGGTATTCAAGAACCAATAGTTAAGGAAATATGGAAGCTATTTGCAATATTTTATCCTTTAGACGCAGGGAATCAAATGCCATTTAGTATTGGCTTGTTATTATTTGTTGGTGGCTGTAGTTATTTAATATTACAGTTTAAGACCTCTTTTAGGAATAAGTCGTTTAACAAACAAGGATTATTATTGCTTGGTTTCGTGGCTGTTTTGCTATGGGGATCAACGGCCTATTTTCCATGGAATAACTCGTTTAGTATTTTAAAATCTATAGGTAGTACTTTACAGTTTTCTTGGAGAATGCTGTCAATAGCTACTGTCCTTTTGACTTTGATATGTTTAATACAGATTAACTATTTTAAGAATAACAAAAAAAGTGATTTTGTTATAATTGTTTTGTTCATTTCTTCTGTTCTATTGGCTAGTCCTATAATATGTAGGTATCAGAAAGTGATTCCTATAGTTGCAACAAAGACATATCAAGCTAATGTCGATGATGATAGATATACGCTAGGAGGATGGTATTTTCCTAAAAACACAGAAATATACTATTTGTTTTATGAGCCGGGTACTGTTAAAAGTAAACTAGAGCTAGAGATTACTGATTTTAAACGTCAAGGAAGTTATTTGCATTTTGAATTTAAAAGTGATGCTAATAATAATATCGTAGAGTTACCGGTTCTATTTTACCCTGGATATGAAGTGAAAGTAAATGAAAAGCAAGTGCCAATAAGAATGAGTAAAAATAATCTTATAGAATTTGATTTAAATAGTTATGAAGGGAAAGTTACTCTAGATTATGTTGGAAAATTATCATATACTATATGCAATTGGGTTTCATTGATATCTTTGATTTTACTTATATATAGTGTAGCAAAGGAAAATAAGTTATGA
- a CDS encoding UbiA prenyltransferase family protein: MKWLKLTRVHHYIKNILIFFPMFFNGSIFDFELLKVSFLGFLAFGFTSSIIYIINDLHDLEKDKKHPTKCKRPLAAGQIKKNQAVYMILGLITVTLFIHIYYIELIPSASWLLLYFVLNLLYSLKLKNVPIIDIAILVSGFLIRVLYGAAITGVVLSNWLILTVMSVSFYLALGKRRNEYQDHGEETREVLKYYNYEFLDKNMTVSLALSDIFYSLWSVNMIDKGKYSSFLIWTIPLILLIQMKYSLNIEGNSDGDPVEVLFRDKVLISMVIVFFLFMFVVLYG, encoded by the coding sequence ATGAAATGGTTAAAATTAACGAGAGTTCATCACTATATAAAGAATATACTTATATTCTTTCCGATGTTTTTTAATGGTTCGATTTTTGATTTTGAGTTATTGAAAGTTAGTTTTTTGGGCTTCTTGGCGTTTGGATTTACTTCTTCCATTATTTATATCATTAATGATTTGCATGATTTAGAAAAAGATAAGAAGCATCCAACTAAATGTAAACGCCCATTAGCCGCAGGTCAAATCAAAAAAAATCAAGCAGTATATATGATTTTAGGACTGATAACAGTAACTTTATTTATCCATATTTATTATATAGAATTGATTCCATCAGCAAGTTGGCTTCTTTTATATTTTGTATTAAATCTGTTGTATAGTCTGAAATTAAAAAATGTACCAATAATTGACATTGCAATTTTGGTCTCTGGTTTCTTGATAAGAGTCCTCTATGGTGCAGCAATTACTGGAGTTGTTCTTTCTAATTGGCTTATTTTAACTGTTATGTCCGTTTCTTTTTATTTAGCGTTGGGTAAAAGACGAAATGAATATCAGGATCATGGTGAAGAAACTAGAGAAGTCTTAAAGTACTACAATTACGAATTTCTGGATAAAAATATGACGGTTTCACTAGCTCTATCTGATATTTTTTATTCCCTGTGGAGTGTTAATATGATTGATAAAGGGAAGTATTCTTCATTTCTAATTTGGACAATACCTCTTATACTTTTAATACAAATGAAGTATAGTTTAAACATTGAAGGAAATTCTGATGGAGATCCAGTGGAAGTATTATTTCGGGATAAGGTTTTAATTAGCATGGTTATTGTTTTTTTCTTATTTATGTTTGTGGTTTTGTATGGATGA